A region of Salinibacter sp. 10B DNA encodes the following proteins:
- the ftsA gene encoding cell division protein FtsA: MTEHEEIVVGVDIGTTKVCAVVAQEDDLGRVNILGVGMAPSDGLNRGVVVNIDRTVNAVREAITEAERAAGVEVQNVIVGIAGDHVQSFQTRGVVTIRSGEITQEDVQRLLEDTMHVALPADREILHVIPQEFIVDGQDGVADPVGMSGVRLEANVHIITGLVSAAKNIYRCIEKAGFTVADLVLEPLASSFSVLHEDEKEVGVALIDIGGGTTDIAVFEDHTIRHTAVIAVAGNKVTDDIRKGLGVMRDQAEQLKRQFGTALIDMADPGEQIEIPGIGGRSEKMIGRDTLAQVIQPRLEETLEIAAMEIKRSGYGRHLGVGCVLTGGGALIPGTDELAADVLGMEARIGRPMGLSGGLVEEVSNPKYATGVGLVLYGMRPEIIGGNTLSEDVEAHQNGKRAGDGTLMNRIASRMKSWFDEL, from the coding sequence ATGACTGAGCATGAAGAAATTGTCGTAGGCGTCGACATCGGAACCACGAAGGTATGTGCCGTCGTGGCTCAGGAAGACGACCTCGGCCGCGTGAATATTTTGGGCGTGGGCATGGCCCCGTCCGACGGCCTGAATCGTGGGGTTGTCGTGAACATCGACCGTACCGTGAATGCCGTACGGGAGGCGATTACCGAGGCCGAGCGCGCGGCGGGGGTTGAGGTGCAGAACGTCATCGTTGGCATCGCGGGCGATCACGTGCAGAGCTTTCAGACGCGCGGCGTCGTCACGATCCGTTCCGGCGAAATTACGCAGGAGGACGTGCAGCGCCTCCTCGAAGACACGATGCACGTGGCGCTGCCGGCCGACCGTGAGATTCTACACGTCATTCCGCAGGAGTTTATCGTGGACGGACAGGACGGCGTGGCCGATCCCGTGGGCATGAGCGGGGTGCGCCTAGAAGCGAACGTTCACATCATTACGGGCCTCGTGTCGGCCGCCAAGAACATCTACCGCTGCATTGAAAAGGCGGGCTTTACGGTCGCCGATCTGGTGCTGGAGCCGCTCGCGTCCTCGTTCAGCGTGCTCCACGAAGACGAGAAGGAAGTGGGCGTGGCCCTCATCGACATCGGCGGCGGCACGACCGACATCGCCGTCTTCGAGGACCACACCATTCGACACACCGCCGTCATTGCCGTGGCCGGCAACAAGGTGACCGACGACATTCGAAAAGGCCTCGGTGTGATGCGCGATCAGGCCGAGCAGTTGAAGCGTCAGTTTGGGACGGCCCTCATCGACATGGCCGATCCAGGGGAGCAGATTGAAATCCCGGGCATTGGGGGCCGCTCCGAGAAGATGATCGGGCGTGACACGCTGGCGCAGGTCATTCAGCCTCGGCTGGAGGAGACGCTGGAGATTGCTGCCATGGAGATCAAGCGCAGCGGGTACGGCCGACACCTCGGGGTCGGCTGCGTGCTCACTGGGGGCGGAGCGCTCATTCCGGGCACCGACGAGCTGGCCGCCGACGTTTTGGGCATGGAGGCCCGCATCGGGCGCCCGATGGGCCTGAGTGGCGGACTCGTCGAAGAGGTCAGCAATCCGAAATACGCAACCGGCGTCGGGCTCGTGCTTTACGGCATGCGCCCCGAGATTATTGGCGGCAACACGTTGTCCGAAGATGTAGAGGCGCACCAGAACGGAAAACGCGCGGGTGACGGTACGCTGATGAACCGAATAGCCAGCCGCATGAAATCATGGTTTGACGAACTATAA